In Buchnera aphidicola (Macrosiphum gaurae), the following proteins share a genomic window:
- the cysK gene encoding cysteine synthase A, whose translation MSKIYEDNSFTIGNTPLVRLKKIGHGNILVKIESRNPSFSVKCRIGANMIWSAEKNKKINKNIELIEATSGNTGIALAYVAASRNYRLTLTMPDTMSIERKKLLQALGAKLILTDGKYGMKGAISKANDIVSCNSSKYFLLKQFENPANPEIHEITTGPEIWNDTKNGNLDVLISAVGTGGTITGITRYIKKTKRKKDFISVAVEPSESAVITQFLAGKEIKPGPHKIQGIGPGFIPKNLDLTLIDQVITVSSEKAILMAQKLMKKEGILAGISSGAALYAATEIQKQKKFLDKTIVVILPSSGERYLSTELFSNL comes from the coding sequence ATGAGTAAAATATATGAAGATAATTCTTTCACGATTGGTAATACACCTCTAGTTCGTTTAAAAAAAATTGGACATGGAAATATTTTAGTAAAAATAGAATCTAGAAATCCAAGTTTTAGTGTTAAATGCAGGATTGGTGCTAACATGATATGGAGTGCAGAAAAAAATAAAAAAATAAATAAAAATATCGAATTAATAGAGGCAACTAGTGGTAATACAGGAATAGCATTAGCTTATGTTGCTGCTTCTAGAAATTATCGATTAACTTTAACCATGCCTGATACAATGTCTATTGAGAGGAAAAAACTATTACAAGCTTTAGGCGCAAAATTAATATTAACAGATGGAAAATATGGAATGAAGGGAGCTATTTCTAAAGCTAATGATATTGTATCATGTAACTCAAGTAAATATTTTTTATTAAAACAATTTGAAAATCCAGCTAATCCCGAAATTCATGAGATAACTACTGGTCCAGAAATTTGGAATGATACTAAAAATGGTAATTTAGATGTATTAATTTCAGCAGTAGGAACTGGAGGAACTATTACTGGCATTACAAGATATATCAAAAAAACAAAAAGAAAAAAAGACTTCATTAGTGTAGCTGTTGAACCTTCAGAATCAGCTGTAATTACACAATTTTTAGCAGGAAAAGAAATAAAACCTGGACCACATAAAATTCAAGGCATTGGGCCTGGATTTATTCCTAAAAATTTAGACTTGACGTTAATTGACCAAGTAATTACTGTTTCTAGCGAAAAAGCAATACTTATGGCTCAAAAACTAATGAAAAAAGAAGGGATATTAGCAGGAATTTCTTCTGGTGCTGCACTATATGCAGCAACTGAAATACAAAAACAAAAAAAATTTTTAGATAAGACAATAGTTGTTATTTTACCTTCTTCAGGAGAACGTTATTTGAGTACAGAATTATTTTCCAATCTATAG
- a CDS encoding HPr family phosphocarrier protein, translated as MFQNQVKITAPHGLHTRPAAQFVKEAKKFTSEISIIYNGKSVNAKSLFKIQTLGLIRGSLITLSAEGEDEKQAIEHLSIIMTELE; from the coding sequence ATGTTTCAAAATCAAGTCAAAATAACCGCTCCGCATGGTTTACACACTCGTCCTGCAGCTCAGTTTGTAAAAGAAGCAAAAAAATTTACTTCCGAGATTTCTATTATTTATAATGGCAAATCAGTCAATGCAAAAAGTTTGTTCAAAATTCAAACACTAGGTTTAATCCGAGGAAGTTTAATTACACTATCCGCTGAAGGAGAAGATGAAAAACAAGCAATTGAACATTTATCTATAATAATGACAGAATTAGAATAA
- the ptsI gene encoding phosphoenolpyruvate-protein phosphotransferase PtsI, with translation MISGILASPGIAFGTALLLKEEEIVINRKVITIKNIEKEIKRFFEGRKKSIQQLTEIKIKTRETFGEKKESIFEGHIMLLEDEELEKEVINLIKEKNISAAAATELIIEGQAKALEELKDEYLKNRAIDVRDIGNRLLKNILNLNIVDLNNINSEVILIAKDLTPSETAQINLKYILGFITDLGGKTSHTSIMARSLEIPAIVGTGNITKIAKNNDYIILDSINNQIFINPSNQLINQKKEIKKNYILKKNKLIVLKSLHATTIDGHTIKIGSNIGSLKDIDSAKKNGAECIGLYRTEFLFMGRNALPTENEQFQAYKQIAESMKNKSVIIRTMDIGGDKDLPYMNLPKEENPFLGWRAIRISMDRKEILHTQLNAILKASAFGKICILFPMIISVEEIRFLKSEIKKLQIQLHNNNIAFDENIEIGIMIETPASAIIAEHLIKEVDFFSIGTNDLTQYTLAVDRGNDLISHLYNPMNPSVLKLIKQVIDVSHSNKKWTGMCGELAGDERATILLLGMGLDEFSMSSISIPKVKKIIRKTSFSDAQKLAQKALELPTTKEVLNLVKNFTNN, from the coding sequence ATGATTTCAGGCATTTTAGCATCACCGGGTATAGCTTTTGGAACAGCTCTTTTATTAAAAGAAGAAGAAATTGTTATTAACCGGAAAGTAATTACTATTAAAAATATTGAAAAAGAAATAAAAAGATTTTTTGAAGGCAGAAAAAAATCAATACAACAGCTAACAGAAATAAAAATCAAAACAAGAGAAACATTTGGAGAAAAAAAAGAAAGTATCTTTGAAGGACATATTATGCTCCTTGAAGATGAAGAATTAGAAAAAGAAGTAATTAATCTGATCAAAGAAAAAAATATATCTGCTGCAGCAGCTACTGAATTAATCATTGAAGGACAAGCAAAAGCTCTCGAAGAACTGAAAGATGAATATTTAAAAAATAGAGCGATAGATGTAAGAGATATTGGAAACCGCTTATTAAAAAATATACTAAATCTTAATATTGTTGATTTGAATAATATAAATAGCGAAGTAATTTTAATTGCAAAAGACTTAACTCCTTCGGAAACAGCGCAAATAAATCTAAAATACATTTTAGGATTTATTACTGATTTAGGAGGTAAAACATCACACACATCAATTATGGCAAGATCATTAGAAATTCCTGCAATTGTAGGAACTGGAAATATTACAAAAATAGCAAAAAATAATGATTATATTATTTTAGATTCTATTAATAATCAAATTTTTATAAATCCATCTAATCAATTAATTAATCAAAAAAAAGAAATAAAAAAGAATTATATTTTAAAAAAAAATAAATTAATAGTTTTAAAAAGTTTACATGCCACAACTATTGACGGACATACTATTAAAATTGGTTCTAATATTGGAAGTCTGAAAGATATTGATTCTGCAAAAAAAAATGGTGCAGAATGTATTGGTCTATATCGAACTGAATTTTTATTTATGGGCAGAAATGCTTTACCTACTGAAAATGAACAATTTCAAGCATATAAACAAATTGCAGAATCAATGAAAAATAAATCTGTCATTATTAGGACGATGGATATCGGTGGAGATAAAGATCTTCCTTATATGAATTTGCCAAAAGAAGAAAATCCATTTCTCGGATGGCGTGCTATACGTATTTCAATGGATCGTAAGGAAATATTGCACACACAGTTAAATGCTATTCTTAAAGCTTCTGCATTTGGTAAAATATGTATCTTGTTTCCTATGATAATATCTGTAGAAGAAATCAGATTTTTAAAATCCGAAATTAAAAAACTTCAAATTCAACTACATAATAATAACATAGCGTTTGATGAAAATATTGAAATTGGTATTATGATCGAAACCCCAGCATCAGCGATAATAGCTGAACATTTAATAAAAGAAGTAGATTTTTTTAGTATTGGCACTAACGATTTAACACAATATACTTTAGCTGTTGATAGAGGAAATGATTTAATTTCACACCTTTATAACCCTATGAACCCATCTGTTTTAAAATTAATTAAACAAGTTATCGATGTTTCACATTCAAATAAAAAATGGACCGGCATGTGCGGAGAGCTCGCAGGAGATGAACGTGCTACTATTCTTTTATTAGGAATGGGATTAGATGAATTCAGCATGAGTTCGATAAGTATCCCTAAAGTTAAAAAAATTATTCGTAAAACATCTTTTTCTGATGCTCAAAAATTAGCACAAAAAGCATTAGAATTACCTACTACTAAAGAAGTACTTAATTTAGTAAAAAATTTTACAAATAATTAA
- the crr gene encoding PTS glucose transporter subunit IIA has product MSFFSDFFNSKKTNFSKKIEIIAPLSGDIIKIEDVPDHVFSKKIVGDGIAIKPSGNQILAPVNGKIGKIFETMHAFSIISEDDVELFVHFGIDTVKLKGEGFKKKAKDNQIVKIGDEILTFDLNFLKEKAQSILTPVVISNIENFKKIKKSSGTIIAGKTVIITLYH; this is encoded by the coding sequence ATGAGTTTCTTTTCTGATTTTTTTAACAGCAAAAAAACTAATTTTTCTAAAAAAATAGAAATTATTGCACCTTTATCAGGTGATATAATAAAAATTGAAGATGTACCAGATCATGTTTTTTCTAAAAAAATTGTAGGAGATGGAATAGCTATCAAACCATCAGGAAATCAAATTCTAGCACCAGTAAATGGAAAAATTGGAAAAATATTTGAAACTATGCATGCTTTTTCAATTATTTCAGAAGATGATGTAGAATTGTTTGTACATTTTGGAATTGATACAGTAAAGTTAAAAGGAGAAGGTTTTAAAAAAAAAGCAAAAGATAATCAAATAGTAAAAATAGGAGACGAAATTCTCACGTTTGATTTAAATTTTCTTAAAGAAAAAGCACAGTCTATTTTGACACCTGTCGTAATATCTAATATAGAAAATTTTAAAAAAATAAAAAAATCATCTGGGACTATTATTGCTGGAAAGACAGTTATTATCACTTTATATCATTGA